From Coffea arabica cultivar ET-39 chromosome 9c, Coffea Arabica ET-39 HiFi, whole genome shotgun sequence, one genomic window encodes:
- the LOC113708144 gene encoding uncharacterized protein: MYKRTLTMNWDGLGEDYDDDDQFFESHDRISSVVPLDLVSSGSDNDEEFEDSRLSFASCISSKSYVSINNFRDFEVATNSAPVLEDYGMWMAEPGDIKERRKRLFHGMGLSSNKNLLKIASAKIVQTTSRKIDTGQVSTRKFEFSSPLKDETKQETPDSTPILLVRSRSDGDIEAFSANTKKRKEELIGPVSKQRLTRTLSVLITPHSGLYPYAHPVRVSSTKMVCKSSNSGLLSSIFPDSGFGSFFLIKNLDTGKEFIVKESNEQGMWNKLSDVQTGKQLTMEEFEKSVGYSPVVKELMRRENFSKNIDDESKRISANSYISKSFRYSKRRGAALLKNIKGVANSMSGLKVDKERECPSIVDQKTSKNSSQWVKVHQTGKSYKEYTALHLCQEIQAHEGSIWTMKFSTDSHYLASAGEDRVIHVWEVQECEVMSTKPLDDVKSINSTPIHPMFSNVTDRPPLAEITPMPSEKRKKGKSINKKKSNSIPDYAHVPETVFALSEKPTCTFSGHLDDVLDLSWSRYQQLLSSSMDKTVRLWDMETKSCLKMFAHNDYVTCIDFNPVDDDYFISGSLDAKVRIWNISDRQVVDWIDIHEMVTAACYTPDGQGAIIGSHKGSCRSYNITDYKLEQNGQIQLQNKKKSQFKKVTGLQFAPWNPTELLVSSADSRIQILDGLVVTHKFKGFRNTNSQIPAAYSPDGKYIISASEDSQVYIWKRQDLKGKSKVTIQSHEHFQCRDVSVAIPWSGTIKQEPPLVEIHSKRHSKRSTLPPKSPARSPTKEESSTIANSKRHLPPLPKKRDDDNTNNNNNMLERSTSCGDDNFSNSSRIDLGIGISESFTSAYPSIKYSDSPSISASSSSNSQSWSSSWSPFDLGNSNGSHTIQATAWGAVIVAATLGGEIRVYQNFGLPVKVGRQTNLFRDLT, from the exons ATGTACAAAAGAACATTAACAATGAATTGGGATGGCTTGGGAGAAgattatgatgatgatgatcaatTCTTCGAATCCCATGATAGGATATCATCAGTTGTTCCTCTAGATTTGGTGTCCTCAGGATCAGATAATGATGAAGAATTTGAAGACAGCCgtctttcttttgcttcttgcaTTTCATCAAAGTCCTATGTTTCCATCAACAATTTTCGTGATTTTGAAGTGGCAACGAATTCTGCTCCCGTGTTGGAAGATTATGGTATGTGGATGGCTGAGCCAGGAGATATCAAGGAGCGCCGTAAGCGCCTTTTTCACGGAATGGGCTTGTCAAGCAACAAGAATCTTCTCAAAATTGCTAGTGCTAAGATTGTCCAAACAACTTCCAGAAAAATTGATACTGGTCAGGTTTCTACAAGAAAGTTTGAATTTTCTTCTCCTTTGAAAGATGAAACAAAGCAAGAAACTCCAGATTCAACTCCAATTCTGTTGGTAAGATCAAGATCAGATGGGGATATTGAAGCATTTTCTGCAAatactaagaaaaggaaagaagaattAATTGGTCCAGTCTCTAAACAACGCCTCACTAGAACATTATCCGTACTAATAACACCCCATTCAGGTTTATATCCTTATGCACATCCTGTCAGAGTATCTTCTACAAAAATGGTATGTAAATCTTCTAATAGTGGACTACTATCATCCATATTTCCCGATAGTGGCTTTGGCTCAttctttttgataaaaaatttggACACTGGAAAAGAGTTTATTGTTAAAGAGTCCAATGAACAAGGGATGTGGAATAAGCTCAGTGATGTTCAAACTGGAAAGCAGCTTACCATGGAGGAATTTGAGAAATCCGTGGGATATTCTCCTGTTGTGAAAGAGTTGATGCGCcgtgaaaatttctcaaaaaatataGATGATGAAAGCAAAAGAATTTCAGCAAATTCATATATTAGTAAAAGCTTCAGATATAGCAAAAGAAGGGGCGCTGCTCTTTTAAAGAACATTAAAGGAGTAGCAAATTCTATGAGTGGATTAAAGGTTGATAAAGAAAGAGAGTGTCCTTCAATTGTGGACCAGAAAACTAGCAAGAATTCCTCCCAATGGGTTAAAGTGCATCAGACTGGAAAATCATACAAGGAATATACAGCTTTGCATCTATGTCAAGAAATTCAAGCACATGAGGGATCTATATGGACCATGAAGTTTAGCACAGATTCACATTACCTTGCGAGTGCAGGAGAAGATAGAGTAATCCATGTATGGGAAGTACAAGAATGTGAAGTTATGTCGACGAAACCACTTGATGATGTGAAATCTATCAATAGCACACCTATTCATCCAATGTTTTCAAATGTTACAGATAGGCCTCCTCTAGCTGAAATTACTCCCATGCCatcagaaaagagaaaaaagggaaaaagtataaataaaaaaaagagtaacTCCATCCCTGATTATGCTCACGTACCAGAAACCGTGTTTGCGCTTTCAGAGAAACCAACATGCACTTTCAGTGGTCACCTAGATGATGTTTTAGATCTTTCTTGGTCAAGATATCAG CAATTGCTTTCATCATCAATGGACAAGACTGTAAGACTTTGGGACATGGAAACAAAAAGTTGTTTAAAAATGTTTGCACACAATGATTATG TTACATGCATAGACTTCAATCCAGTAGATGATGATTATTTCATCAGTGGTTCCCTAGATGCAAAGGTTCGTATATGGAATATATCTGACCGTCAAGTGGTGGACTGGATTGATATTCATGAAATGGTCACCGCTGCTTGCTATACTCCTGATGGCCAG gGTGCCATAATTGGTTCTCATAAGGGAAGTTGTCGATCCTACAATATTACCG aTTACAAATTAGAGCAGAATGGTCAAATTCAACTCCAGAACaagaaaaaatctcaatttaaaAAGGTCACTGGTCTCCAG TTTGCTCCATGGAATCCAACTGAATTATTGGTTAGTTCTGCTGATTCTCGGATTCAAATCTTAGACGGATTAGTTGTCACTCATAAATTCAAAG GTTTCCGAAACACTAATAGTCAAATTCCGGCTGCATACAGTCCTGATGGAAAGTACATAATAAGTGCAAGCGAAGATAGTCAAGTCTATATTTGGAAGCGCCAAGATCTAAAAGGCAAGAGTAAGGTTACCATCCAATCTCATGAGCATTTTCAATGTAGAGATGTCTCGGTTGCAATCCCATGGTCAGGTACCATAAAGCAGGAACCACCATTGGTTGAAATACATTCAAAAAGGCATTCGAAACGTAGTACTCTACCTCCAAAATCTCCTGCACGCTCTCCTACCAAAGAAGAAAGTAGTACCATCGCAAATAGTAAGAGGCATTTGCCACCTCTTCCCAAGAAAAGAGATGATGACAACactaacaacaacaacaacatgCTAGAAAGATCCACTAGCTGCGGAGATGATAATTTTTCTAATTCCTCTCGTATAGATTTAGGAATTGGTATTAGTGAATCATTTACATCAGCTTATCCATCAATTAAATATAGTGATTCGCCTTCCATTTCAGCTTCTAGCTCTTCAAATTCTCAATCTTGGTCCTCCTCGTGGTCTCCCTTTGATTTGGGAAACAGTAATGGAAGTCATACTATTCAAGCCACTGCTTGGGGTGCAGTCATTGTGGCAGCAACTCTTGGAGGTGAAATTAGAGTCtaccaaaattttgggttgccTGTTAAGGTTGGTCGTCAGACTAATCTCTTTAGAGACCTCACATAA